In Bradyrhizobium sp. 200, the sequence GGTGGCATTCGACGCCGCTGGATTGAAGCGCGTGCGCGACGCCTTCGTGGCAGGGGCGAAGCGCGCCGAGCGGCTCGGCATCGACGCTATCGAGGTGCATTCCGCGCACGGCTATCTCCTGCATCAGTTCCTGTCGCCGATCGCGAACCGGCGCACCGATGAGTACGGCGGCTCCTTGCAGAATCGCATGCGCTTTCCGCTCGAAGTGTTCGACGCGGTGCGCGATGCGTTTCCGCACGACAAGCCGGTCGGATTGCGCGTGTCCTGCACCGACTGGGTCGAGGGCGGCTGGGATCTCGCGCAGACGATCGAGTTCGCGCGCGAATTGAAGGGCCGCGGCGTCGACTGGATCGACGCGTCGTCGGGCGGCGTGTCGCCGCTGCAGAAGATCCCGCTCGGCCCCGGCTATCAGGTGCCGTTCGCGCAGGCGATCCGCGAGGCGACCGGGCTCACCACCATCGCCGTCGGCCTGATCACGGAAGCCAGGCAGGCTGAGGAGATCGTCTCCTCCGGCAAGGCCGACATGGTCGCGCTGGCGCGCGCCATGCTCTACGACCCGCGCTGGGGCTGGCATGCAGCGGCCGAACTCGGCGGCGAGGTGTCCGCCCCGCCGCAATACTGGCGCTCGCAGCCTTCGACGCAGAAGGCGCTGTTCGGCGCCACCACGTTCGGGACGCGGTAGCTTTTTCATTCTCCCTTCTCCCCTTGTGGGAGAAGGTGGATCGCTGACGCGAAGCGGCGGCGAGACGGATGAGGGGTCTGCATCCGCGGAGACAGACCCCTCATCCGCCTCCGCTTCGCTACGGCACCTTCTCCCACAGGGGGAGAAGGGAAGTATGCGCCGCCGTCTCTCAATTCGGCTTCGGCGCGGCGTCGACGGCGCGGACTTGC encodes:
- a CDS encoding NADH:flavin oxidoreductase/NADH oxidase, yielding MSALFTPIKLRGLNLANRIMVAPMCQYSSVNGEANDWHFTHINSLALSGASIFCIEATAVEATGRITPGCLGLYNDTTEAALRPILASVRKRSKAAVMIQLAHAGRKASSHTPWDGGQLIPVAEGGWRAEGPSAIPHKESEPPPVAFDAAGLKRVRDAFVAGAKRAERLGIDAIEVHSAHGYLLHQFLSPIANRRTDEYGGSLQNRMRFPLEVFDAVRDAFPHDKPVGLRVSCTDWVEGGWDLAQTIEFARELKGRGVDWIDASSGGVSPLQKIPLGPGYQVPFAQAIREATGLTTIAVGLITEARQAEEIVSSGKADMVALARAMLYDPRWGWHAAAELGGEVSAPPQYWRSQPSTQKALFGATTFGTR